In a genomic window of Tachysurus vachellii isolate PV-2020 chromosome 13, HZAU_Pvac_v1, whole genome shotgun sequence:
- the gnpda2 gene encoding glucosamine-6-phosphate isomerase 2 yields MRLVILDDYDLASEWAAKYIRNRIIQFKPSAERYFTLGLPTGSTPLGCYKKLIEYYKSGDLSFKYVKTFNMDEYVGLPRDHPESYHSYMWNNFFKHIDIEPQNTHILDGNATDLQAECDSFEQKITAAGGIELFVGGIGPDGHIAFNEPGSSLVSRTRVKTLAKDTIVANARFFGNDLSKVPTMTLTVGVGTVMDAKEVMILITGAHKAFALYKAIEEGVNHMWTVSAFQQHPRTIFVCDEDATLELRVKTVKYFKGLMHVHNQLVEPTHSMKDYMD; encoded by the exons ATGAGGCTTGTGATCCTTGATGACTATGACCTGGCAAGTGAGTGGGCTGCCAAATACATCCGCAACCGTATTATCCAGTTCAAGCCCAGTGCAGAGAGATACTTTACTCTTGGCCTGCCCACAG GAAGCACGCCACTGGGGTGTTACAAGAAGCTGATTGAGTATTACAAGAGTGGAGACCTTTCCTTTAAATATGTGAAGACTTTTAACATGGATGAGTATGTTG GTCTGCCAAGGGACCATCCGGAGAGTTACCATTCCTACATGTGGAACAACTTCTTCAAACATATCGACATCGAACCACAGAATACTCACATTTTGGATGGCAATGCGACTGACCTGCAGGCAGAGTGTGACTCATTCGAGCAGAAGATAACAGCTGCTGGGGGCATTGAGTTGTTTGTAGGAG GAATTGGACCTGATGGCCACATTGCCTTTAATGAACCAGGTTCCAGTCTGGTGTCAAGGACGCGAGTGAAGACACTGGCTAAGGACACTATAGTGGCCAATGCTCGCTTCTTTGGAAATGACTTGTCTAAAGTCCCCACCATGACCCTCACTGTTGGTGTGGGCACAGTTATGGATGCTAAAGAG GTTATGATACTGATCACAGGAGCACACAAAGCATTTGCCTTATATAAGGCCATAGAAGAAGGAGTGAACCATATGTGGACTGTGTCTGCCTTCCAGCAGCACCCTCGTACCATCTTCGTGTGTGACGAAGATGCCACGCTTGAGCTCAGGGTCAAGACCGTAAAATACTTTAAAG GGCTGATGCATGTCCACAATCAGCTGGTTGAGCCGACACACAGCATGAAGGACTATATGGATTAA